One region of Nitrospiraceae bacterium genomic DNA includes:
- a CDS encoding ATP citrate lyase citrate-binding domain-containing protein, whose protein sequence is MAKVLEGPGMGLMKKWGIHVPHYVVVTSVDELTKLGQVNDWLKKSKLVAKAHEALGSRFKLGLVKVDLDFKGAEAAAKEMIGRQVGSITVSQVIVSEMIPHKEEYYCAVKSTREGAEILVANCGGIEVESNWDRVKRLTLEVGEHPTPEGLEKLVKDAGFTGSLAKKMADFAGKMFICFDNEDAQYLEVNPVVVREGDGELVALDAVTLLDGDAKFRHPDWNFAFAAEFGRAYSKNEMEVMAVDSKIKGSVKFIEIPSGDTAMLPAGGGASVYYSDAVVARGGKLANYAEYSGDPPDWAVEVLTDKVCSLPGIKNIIVGGAIANFTDVKKTFGGIINGFRKAKSEGKLNGVRIWVRRGGPREKEGLDAMRALKDEGFEIHVFDRNTPLTDIVDKALQTK, encoded by the coding sequence ATGGCCAAGGTCTTGGAAGGTCCCGGAATGGGACTGATGAAGAAGTGGGGGATTCATGTCCCTCATTACGTGGTGGTCACCTCAGTTGATGAACTCACCAAACTCGGGCAAGTCAATGATTGGCTGAAAAAATCCAAGCTCGTGGCGAAGGCCCACGAAGCGTTGGGGTCCCGCTTTAAACTCGGTCTTGTCAAAGTTGATCTGGATTTCAAGGGTGCTGAGGCCGCGGCCAAAGAAATGATCGGCCGTCAGGTCGGTAGCATTACCGTTTCTCAAGTGATTGTCTCCGAGATGATCCCTCACAAGGAAGAATATTATTGTGCGGTGAAATCAACCCGCGAGGGGGCTGAGATACTCGTCGCCAATTGCGGCGGGATCGAAGTCGAATCCAACTGGGATCGCGTCAAGCGACTCACGCTGGAGGTCGGTGAACATCCCACTCCGGAAGGACTGGAGAAATTGGTCAAGGATGCCGGCTTTACCGGTTCGCTCGCCAAGAAAATGGCAGATTTCGCCGGCAAGATGTTTATCTGCTTCGACAATGAGGATGCGCAGTATCTGGAAGTGAACCCGGTCGTTGTCCGCGAAGGCGACGGAGAACTGGTCGCACTGGACGCCGTCACCCTCCTCGATGGCGATGCGAAGTTCCGCCATCCGGATTGGAACTTTGCCTTCGCGGCCGAATTTGGTCGCGCCTATTCCAAGAACGAGATGGAAGTGATGGCGGTGGATTCCAAGATCAAGGGCTCGGTAAAATTCATTGAAATTCCCAGTGGGGACACGGCGATGCTGCCGGCCGGTGGTGGCGCCAGCGTCTACTATTCGGACGCAGTCGTGGCGCGCGGCGGTAAGCTTGCGAACTATGCCGAATATTCGGGCGATCCACCCGATTGGGCGGTGGAAGTCTTGACCGACAAGGTCTGCTCATTGCCGGGGATCAAGAACATTATTGTCGGCGGCGCGATCGCCAATTTCACGGACGTGAAAAAGACCTTTGGCGGCATCATCAACGGCTTCCGCAAGGCCAAGTCCGAAGGCAAGCTAAATGGCGTCCGAATCTGGGTGCGCCGGGGTGGCCCGCGTGAAAAAGAAGGGCTTGATGCGATGCGTGCGCTTAAGGATGAGGGATTTGAGATCCATGTGTTTGATCGCAACACACCGCTCACCGACATTGTCGATAAGGCGCTCCAAACGAAGTAG
- a CDS encoding citrate/2-methylcitrate synthase — MSILANKDTRVVIQGGQAGVNAARRMAEFCYLIKKQLNVEAFVYPPDAGKTNEIPYGSGLLAIPVYKSIAEATKHHPSINTSLVYIGADRAMRGGMEALDDPHIKLVSMITEGVPEKDAKLLGAHARKLGKVFNGPSSIGIISAGACRLGVIGGAFDNLVLSKLYREGSFGVITKSGGLSNEIIWICSQFADGITTAIGIGGDAYPGTDYVSYLEMFENDPQTKAVVIVGEMGGDLEERAAEWYGAKKRRIKLIGVVSGFCQESLPKGMKFGHAGAKEGMKGEGSARSKSDALKKAGAIVPPTFGALGPAIKETYQELLKSGQVKEVTEPIVLPKLPKSVEEAMKADEVMVAPLIRTTISDDRGDEPCYDGYPASELINKGYEIPHVIGLLWDKRVISKQEAEIIKRIMMLSADHGPCVSGAYATILAACAGIGLSQSVAAGLIMIGPRFGGAVTDAGRYFKYAVDNKMSVDEFLAHMKKNVGPVPGIGHRVKSLRNPDKRVKELVGYVKSLNIKTPCLDFALEVEKVTAAKKDNLILNVDGTMAAVLVDIGFPVDSLNGFFILSRTIGLIGHWVDQKRQDSRLIRLFDYLVNYAAPKRREVPPLK; from the coding sequence ATGAGTATTCTCGCCAACAAAGACACCCGCGTCGTCATTCAGGGTGGCCAAGCAGGTGTCAACGCTGCCCGCCGCATGGCTGAGTTTTGTTACCTCATCAAAAAGCAGCTGAACGTTGAAGCGTTTGTCTATCCGCCTGATGCCGGCAAGACCAATGAGATTCCCTACGGCAGCGGGCTCCTCGCCATTCCCGTCTACAAGAGTATTGCCGAAGCAACGAAGCACCATCCGTCAATCAACACCAGCCTCGTGTACATCGGGGCGGATCGCGCGATGAGGGGCGGCATGGAAGCGCTCGACGATCCGCACATTAAGCTCGTGTCCATGATCACGGAGGGTGTGCCGGAAAAAGACGCCAAACTGCTCGGTGCGCATGCGAGGAAACTGGGTAAAGTCTTCAACGGGCCGTCTTCCATCGGCATCATCTCGGCGGGCGCCTGTCGGTTGGGTGTCATCGGCGGAGCGTTCGACAATCTGGTGCTCTCCAAGCTCTATCGCGAAGGTTCCTTCGGTGTTATTACCAAATCCGGTGGCCTTTCCAACGAAATCATCTGGATCTGCTCGCAATTCGCCGACGGGATCACGACGGCGATCGGCATCGGCGGCGACGCTTATCCCGGCACTGACTACGTGAGTTACCTGGAAATGTTCGAGAACGATCCGCAGACGAAAGCTGTCGTCATCGTCGGGGAGATGGGTGGCGATCTTGAGGAGCGCGCGGCTGAGTGGTACGGCGCCAAGAAGCGACGGATTAAGTTGATCGGTGTCGTCTCCGGGTTCTGTCAAGAAAGTCTGCCGAAGGGGATGAAGTTCGGCCATGCCGGAGCCAAGGAAGGCATGAAGGGCGAGGGTTCAGCCCGTTCAAAGTCCGATGCGCTGAAGAAGGCTGGCGCGATTGTGCCTCCGACGTTCGGCGCGCTCGGTCCCGCGATCAAGGAAACCTATCAAGAGCTGTTGAAGTCCGGTCAGGTCAAGGAAGTGACTGAGCCGATTGTGCTGCCGAAGTTGCCGAAGTCCGTGGAAGAAGCGATGAAGGCGGACGAAGTCATGGTAGCGCCGCTGATCCGTACAACCATCAGTGACGACCGGGGCGACGAGCCCTGCTATGACGGTTATCCGGCCTCCGAACTCATCAATAAAGGCTACGAAATTCCACACGTCATCGGTCTTCTGTGGGACAAGCGGGTCATCTCGAAGCAGGAAGCCGAGATCATCAAGCGGATCATGATGCTCTCTGCCGACCATGGCCCTTGCGTCAGCGGGGCCTACGCAACCATCTTAGCGGCTTGCGCCGGTATCGGATTGTCGCAGTCCGTGGCGGCCGGGTTGATTATGATCGGTCCCCGCTTCGGCGGCGCCGTCACCGATGCCGGTCGATACTTCAAGTATGCGGTCGACAATAAGATGTCCGTCGACGAGTTCCTGGCCCATATGAAGAAGAACGTCGGTCCGGTGCCGGGGATCGGCCACCGCGTGAAGAGCCTGCGCAATCCGGACAAGCGCGTAAAGGAACTGGTCGGGTACGTCAAGAGTTTAAACATCAAGACGCCCTGTCTCGATTTCGCGCTGGAGGTTGAAAAAGTGACGGCAGCCAAGAAGGATAACCTAATTCTGAACGTCGACGGGACGATGGCGGCGGTGCTGGTCGATATTGGATTCCCAGTCGATAGCTTGAACGGCTTCTTCATTCTGTCGCGCACGATCGGGCTGATCGGCCATTGGGTCGATCAGAAGCGCCAGGATAGCCGTCTGATCCGGCTGTTCGACTACCTGGTGAACTATGCAGCGCCAAAAAGGCGGGAAGTGCCGCCGCTGAAATAA
- a CDS encoding aconitate hydratase: MSLELARKLYAKMPDVCAKARKKFGHGLTLAEKVLVSHADNLDTQTWERGKAMLALRPDRVAMQDATAQMAMLQFMQAGKKKAAVPSTIHCDHLIRAEMGSEKDLLRAMDENKEVYNFLASAAKKYGIGFWKPGAGIIHQVVLENYAFPGGLIIGTDSHTPNGGGLGMLAIGVGGADAGEVMAGLPWEVLHPKLIGVRLAGKLSGWASPKDVILYLCGLLTVKGGTNKIVEYFGPGAETISATGKGTICNMGAELGATTSVFPFDQKMVAYMNITDRADLSNLAQSHKELLVADPEVYQSPEKYYDQIVEVDLSNLEPHVVGPHTPDLARPISTLAAEAKEKGYPVELKAALIGSCTNSSYEDISRSAHIARQGLKAGMKAKTSFLVSPGSERIYHTMKRDGFLDTFEKLGGTVLSNSCGPCIGQWKRADGIKGRADSIVSSFNRNFPGRNDGINETLSFLASPEVVTAYALSGDLGFDPVNQKLKGADGKEFKLEPPVGEELPAKGFAKGEEGFVAPAEDGDALTVDIPPTSERLQLLQPFPRWDGKDFERLPLLIKTKGKTTTDHISPAGPWLKYRGHLDKISDNMFLGANNAFASEPGKGTDVLTGESGLTIAQIARRYKAKGVGSIVVGDENYGEGSSREHAAMSPRFLNVRVVIAKSFARIHETNLKKQGILALTFADPKDYEKIEQQDRISVTGLNSLAPGKPVQVTIHKTDGKALTIQANHSITEQQIAWFKAGSALNALN; the protein is encoded by the coding sequence ATGTCACTCGAACTCGCAAGAAAGCTCTACGCCAAGATGCCGGATGTGTGTGCCAAGGCCAGGAAGAAATTCGGTCATGGTCTGACGCTGGCAGAGAAAGTGCTCGTTTCGCATGCCGACAATTTGGATACGCAAACCTGGGAGCGGGGCAAAGCCATGCTGGCGCTGCGACCTGATCGCGTTGCCATGCAGGATGCCACGGCCCAGATGGCGATGTTGCAGTTTATGCAGGCGGGCAAAAAGAAAGCGGCGGTGCCCAGTACGATCCACTGCGACCACTTGATCCGCGCTGAAATGGGGTCCGAGAAGGACCTGCTTCGCGCCATGGATGAGAACAAGGAGGTCTACAATTTTCTTGCATCCGCCGCGAAGAAGTACGGCATTGGATTCTGGAAGCCGGGCGCTGGCATCATCCACCAAGTTGTCCTGGAGAACTATGCGTTTCCAGGAGGCTTGATCATCGGAACTGACTCACACACGCCGAATGGAGGCGGACTGGGCATGTTGGCGATCGGTGTTGGTGGTGCCGACGCGGGCGAAGTCATGGCCGGCTTGCCCTGGGAAGTGCTCCATCCGAAATTGATCGGGGTACGGCTCGCCGGGAAACTGAGCGGCTGGGCATCGCCCAAGGATGTGATCCTCTATCTTTGCGGGCTGCTGACCGTAAAGGGCGGCACCAACAAGATCGTCGAATACTTTGGTCCTGGCGCCGAGACCATCAGCGCAACCGGCAAGGGCACGATCTGCAACATGGGCGCGGAACTCGGAGCCACGACCTCTGTTTTCCCCTTCGACCAGAAGATGGTCGCGTACATGAATATCACTGATCGGGCGGATCTGTCGAACTTGGCGCAATCGCACAAAGAACTTCTCGTGGCCGATCCTGAGGTCTATCAATCGCCCGAGAAGTATTACGACCAGATCGTCGAGGTCGATCTATCGAATCTGGAGCCGCATGTCGTCGGACCTCATACGCCGGATCTCGCGAGACCGATTTCCACGCTGGCGGCGGAAGCGAAGGAAAAGGGGTATCCGGTCGAGCTCAAGGCGGCATTGATCGGCAGCTGTACGAACTCTTCCTATGAAGACATCAGCCGGTCCGCGCACATTGCACGACAAGGGCTCAAAGCCGGCATGAAAGCCAAAACGTCCTTCCTCGTATCGCCGGGCTCTGAGCGCATCTATCACACGATGAAGCGTGATGGTTTCCTGGATACGTTCGAGAAGTTGGGCGGCACGGTCCTGTCGAATTCCTGTGGCCCATGTATCGGGCAATGGAAGCGAGCCGATGGCATAAAGGGCAGGGCGGATTCGATCGTCAGTTCGTTCAACCGGAACTTTCCGGGCCGCAACGATGGCATCAACGAAACATTGTCGTTCCTAGCCAGTCCGGAAGTCGTCACTGCCTATGCATTGTCCGGCGATCTTGGATTTGATCCGGTCAATCAGAAGCTCAAAGGTGCTGACGGGAAGGAGTTCAAGCTGGAGCCGCCGGTGGGTGAAGAATTGCCTGCGAAGGGATTTGCAAAGGGAGAAGAGGGGTTCGTGGCACCGGCGGAAGACGGCGATGCCTTGACCGTCGACATCCCACCGACGAGCGAACGATTGCAGTTGTTGCAGCCGTTTCCACGTTGGGATGGGAAAGATTTCGAAAGGCTCCCGCTTTTGATCAAGACCAAGGGCAAGACGACGACCGACCACATTTCTCCGGCCGGTCCGTGGCTCAAGTACCGTGGGCATCTCGACAAGATCAGCGACAACATGTTCCTGGGGGCGAATAACGCGTTCGCTTCGGAGCCGGGCAAGGGCACGGATGTCCTGACCGGTGAATCAGGCCTGACGATTGCGCAAATCGCCAGGCGGTATAAAGCAAAGGGGGTCGGCTCGATCGTGGTCGGCGACGAAAATTACGGCGAGGGCAGCAGCCGCGAGCATGCGGCCATGTCGCCCCGTTTCCTCAACGTACGCGTCGTCATTGCGAAGAGCTTTGCCCGCATCCATGAGACCAATTTGAAGAAGCAGGGAATCTTGGCGTTGACCTTCGCTGACCCGAAGGATTACGAGAAGATCGAGCAGCAGGACCGCATCAGTGTGACGGGGCTGAACAGTCTGGCCCCTGGCAAGCCGGTGCAGGTGACGATTCATAAGACGGATGGCAAGGCGCTCACCATCCAGGCGAACCACAGCATCACCGAGCAGCAGATTGCGTGGTTCAAGGCGGGTTCGGCATTGAACGCGCTGAACTAA
- a CDS encoding NADP-dependent isocitrate dehydrogenase, producing MASKADKIIYTKTDEAPMLATYSFLPIINAFSKAAGVSVELRDISLAGRVLAVFPEYLTPAQKQPDALAELGELAKTPEANIIKLPNISASIPQLVATIKELQKQGFKLPDYPENPKDDKEKEIKARYDKVKGSAVNPVLREGNSDRRAPLSVKAYARKHPHKMGAWTSDSKTHVTHMKGGDFRSNEKSLTIPAATTAKIEFVGADGKVTVLKDKIALQAGEVLDATFMNVKALRAFLEEQIEDAKKQGVLFSLHMKATMMKISDPKIFGHAVTVFYKDVFQKHGETLKKLGVDPDNGIGDLYAKIKTLPEDQRKAIEADIQEVYKKRPPMAMVNSDKGITNLHVPSDIIIDASMPPVIRDSGKMWNPEGKLQDVKCVIPDASYAPVYHEVIEFCKKYGAFDPRTMGSVPNVGLMAQAAEEYGSHDKTFKAPGNGTMRIVDAAGKTLLEHKVEEGDIWRACQVKDAPIQDWVKLAVTRAKATGAPAIFWLDKTRAHDAELIKKVERYLPNHDTKGLDIRIMSPAEATRLSLERMKEGKDTISCTGNVLRDYLTDLFPILEIGTSAKMLSIVPLLNGGGLFETGAGGSAPKHVQQFQEEGYLRWDSLGEFLALAASLEHLAKVGNNPVAKILADTLDQANAKFLESNKSPARKVGEIDNRGSHFYLALYWAQALAAQTADKKIAEKFAKIAKDLSDNEKKIDGELLAAQGKPQDVGGYYHPDDAKASKAMRPSATLNAIIDAIA from the coding sequence ATGGCAAGCAAAGCAGACAAGATCATCTATACGAAGACCGACGAAGCGCCGATGCTGGCAACCTACTCGTTTCTGCCGATCATCAATGCGTTCTCGAAGGCGGCGGGCGTGTCCGTCGAATTGCGGGACATCTCACTGGCCGGGCGCGTTCTTGCGGTGTTTCCGGAATATTTGACCCCGGCGCAGAAGCAGCCGGATGCCTTGGCCGAGTTGGGCGAGCTGGCCAAGACGCCGGAAGCCAACATCATCAAGCTGCCGAACATCAGCGCCTCGATCCCGCAATTGGTGGCCACGATCAAGGAATTACAGAAGCAGGGGTTCAAGCTGCCGGACTATCCGGAGAATCCGAAGGACGACAAGGAAAAGGAGATCAAGGCCCGCTACGACAAAGTCAAAGGGAGCGCGGTCAATCCGGTGTTGCGCGAAGGCAATTCAGATCGCCGCGCGCCGCTCTCCGTGAAGGCCTATGCCAGAAAACACCCACATAAGATGGGTGCCTGGACCTCCGATTCCAAGACCCACGTCACCCACATGAAGGGCGGCGATTTCCGATCGAATGAAAAATCCCTGACGATTCCTGCTGCGACCACGGCGAAAATCGAGTTTGTCGGCGCGGACGGTAAAGTCACGGTGTTGAAGGATAAGATCGCGTTGCAAGCAGGCGAGGTGCTCGATGCCACGTTCATGAACGTCAAGGCCCTGCGCGCGTTCCTTGAGGAGCAGATCGAGGATGCGAAGAAGCAAGGCGTTTTGTTCTCGCTTCACATGAAGGCCACTATGATGAAGATCTCCGACCCGAAGATCTTCGGTCATGCCGTGACCGTGTTCTACAAGGATGTGTTCCAGAAGCATGGTGAGACACTCAAGAAGCTGGGGGTCGATCCGGACAACGGCATCGGCGATCTGTACGCCAAGATTAAGACCCTGCCGGAGGATCAGCGTAAGGCGATCGAAGCGGACATCCAAGAGGTCTACAAGAAGCGGCCGCCGATGGCGATGGTGAATTCCGACAAGGGCATCACCAACCTCCATGTGCCGAGCGACATCATCATCGATGCCTCCATGCCGCCGGTCATCCGCGACTCGGGCAAGATGTGGAATCCGGAAGGCAAGCTGCAGGACGTGAAGTGCGTGATTCCCGACGCCAGCTATGCGCCTGTCTATCACGAAGTGATCGAGTTCTGTAAGAAGTACGGCGCCTTCGATCCGCGGACGATGGGCAGTGTGCCCAACGTCGGCTTGATGGCGCAGGCGGCCGAAGAGTATGGCTCGCACGACAAGACTTTCAAGGCTCCCGGCAACGGCACGATGCGAATCGTGGATGCGGCGGGGAAGACCTTGCTGGAACATAAGGTGGAGGAAGGCGACATTTGGCGTGCCTGTCAGGTGAAGGATGCCCCGATTCAGGATTGGGTGAAGCTGGCAGTGACCCGCGCCAAGGCGACGGGCGCTCCGGCTATTTTCTGGCTGGACAAGACCAGGGCGCATGACGCGGAACTGATCAAGAAGGTTGAGCGCTACCTGCCGAATCACGATACAAAGGGGCTCGACATCCGGATCATGTCTCCGGCGGAGGCAACCCGCCTCTCGCTGGAGCGAATGAAGGAAGGCAAGGACACGATTTCCTGCACCGGCAACGTGCTCCGCGACTACCTCACCGACCTGTTCCCGATTCTCGAAATCGGCACCAGCGCCAAGATGCTCTCGATCGTGCCGTTGCTGAACGGCGGTGGCTTGTTCGAGACCGGCGCGGGAGGATCGGCGCCGAAGCACGTGCAGCAGTTCCAGGAAGAAGGCTATTTGCGTTGGGACTCGCTCGGCGAATTCCTCGCGCTGGCCGCGTCGCTGGAGCATCTCGCGAAGGTGGGGAACAATCCGGTGGCCAAGATTCTGGCGGATACGCTCGATCAGGCCAACGCCAAGTTCCTCGAGAGCAACAAGTCACCAGCCCGCAAGGTTGGCGAGATCGACAACCGTGGCAGCCACTTCTACCTGGCGCTCTACTGGGCGCAGGCCCTGGCTGCGCAGACGGCGGACAAGAAGATCGCGGAGAAGTTTGCGAAAATTGCGAAAGACCTGAGCGACAATGAGAAGAAAATCGACGGCGAATTGCTCGCCGCGCAGGGCAAACCGCAGGACGTCGGCGGGTACTATCATCCGGACGATGCAAAGGCCTCGAAAGCGATGCGCCCTAGCGCGACGTTGAACGCGATCATCGACGCGATCGCCTAG
- a CDS encoding 2Fe-2S iron-sulfur cluster-binding protein encodes MATETTDNQNVIDQPEVLKPRMVTVEIYGKKFEVPEGITVIKALWYTGHEVVRGAGCLGGFCGACATYYRTKDDPKVRTCLACQTAVEDGMSFSMVPPFPARKATYDIQKLEDPKQDLFNFYPEAPLCRNCNACTEACPQKIDVREGVWKAVFGDFKSVSEMFMDCVMCGLCTPVCIADIAPNLVALYVSRAQGAHFVDRPVQLDQRIKEIEEGKFSEEWSRVMKMSDAELTKVCAELK; translated from the coding sequence ATGGCAACGGAAACTACAGACAACCAGAATGTGATCGACCAACCCGAGGTGCTCAAGCCCCGGATGGTTACGGTCGAGATCTACGGCAAGAAATTCGAAGTGCCGGAAGGGATCACCGTCATCAAGGCACTGTGGTACACCGGCCACGAGGTTGTACGCGGGGCCGGCTGTCTCGGCGGATTCTGCGGTGCCTGTGCGACGTACTATCGAACGAAGGACGATCCGAAAGTCAGGACGTGCCTGGCCTGTCAGACGGCGGTCGAAGACGGCATGTCGTTTTCGATGGTGCCGCCCTTTCCGGCCCGCAAAGCGACCTACGATATTCAGAAGCTCGAGGATCCTAAGCAGGACCTTTTCAATTTTTACCCTGAGGCTCCGCTCTGCCGGAATTGCAACGCCTGCACGGAAGCCTGCCCGCAAAAGATCGATGTGCGGGAAGGAGTCTGGAAAGCTGTCTTCGGCGACTTTAAGAGTGTGTCCGAAATGTTCATGGACTGTGTCATGTGCGGCCTCTGCACGCCGGTCTGCATCGCCGATATCGCGCCGAACCTCGTCGCCCTCTATGTCAGCCGCGCGCAGGGCGCACACTTCGTCGACAGACCGGTTCAGCTTGACCAACGCATCAAGGAAATCGAGGAGGGGAAGTTCAGCGAGGAGTGGAGCCGCGTGATGAAAATGAGCGATGCGGAGTTGACGAAAGTGTGCGCGGAATTGAAATGA
- a CDS encoding FAD-binding protein, producing MDVHKLQELVHKTRDERRKQTIPKFSPADRDQLIKKFHPDFREAAYRPIKFGPNAGEMTVRELAALLEGESPVSSDLDLTPQYQTDVLVVGGGGAGCAAALHAHATGAKVILATKLRLGDSNTVMAQGGMQIAVTAEDSPVTHFLDTLKGGHMKNDHRLLKTMVEEGPSIAKWLLSLGVIFDRDGDGNLHVKKGGGSSKPRLITASDYTGLEIMRVLKDEVLNQKIQLLEFCAAVELLSDGNGTCTGVVLRDLDNKRNIVVAAKAVILATGGIGRLHIQGFPTSNHYGATGDGLAMAYRMGAKLMHIDTFQYHPSGAVYPEQLIGALVTEGIRSEGGHLVNARGERFVNELDTRDVVSSSIIRECEEGRGIRTMSGRVGVWLDTPLLDVEQGPGTLKKHFPAMVTQFERFGIDISKDPVLIYPTLHYQNGGVKIDTNGESEAKNLFVAGEASGGLHGRNRLMGNSLLDLMVFGKRSGTTAAQRVRLMKQGKLTLEHLTKFRAEAKRHGGSSSVISPMVLPAYAKKE from the coding sequence ATGGATGTCCATAAACTCCAAGAGCTGGTTCACAAGACCCGCGACGAACGCCGTAAGCAGACGATTCCAAAATTTTCTCCGGCCGACCGCGATCAACTCATCAAAAAGTTTCACCCCGACTTTCGCGAAGCCGCCTATCGGCCCATCAAGTTTGGTCCAAACGCGGGCGAGATGACTGTGCGCGAACTGGCTGCGTTGCTCGAAGGCGAGAGCCCGGTCTCCTCAGATCTGGACCTCACGCCGCAATACCAGACCGATGTGCTCGTCGTCGGCGGTGGCGGAGCAGGCTGTGCCGCCGCACTCCATGCCCATGCAACGGGCGCGAAGGTCATTCTTGCCACGAAGCTCCGGTTGGGCGATTCCAACACCGTCATGGCCCAGGGCGGCATGCAGATTGCCGTCACGGCTGAAGACTCTCCGGTGACCCATTTCCTCGACACGCTGAAGGGCGGTCACATGAAGAATGACCATCGCTTGCTCAAGACGATGGTGGAGGAGGGGCCTTCGATCGCGAAATGGCTGCTGAGTCTGGGCGTGATTTTCGATCGCGATGGCGACGGGAACCTGCACGTCAAGAAAGGCGGCGGCAGTTCAAAGCCCCGGCTCATCACTGCTTCGGATTATACCGGCCTCGAGATCATGCGGGTGCTGAAGGACGAGGTGCTGAACCAGAAGATTCAACTCTTGGAGTTCTGTGCAGCGGTTGAACTGCTCAGCGACGGAAACGGGACCTGCACAGGCGTCGTCCTGCGCGATCTCGATAACAAGCGGAACATCGTCGTCGCCGCAAAGGCCGTGATCCTTGCGACCGGCGGGATCGGCCGGCTCCACATCCAGGGCTTTCCGACCAGCAATCACTACGGCGCCACGGGCGACGGGCTCGCCATGGCCTATCGCATGGGCGCTAAGCTGATGCACATCGATACCTTCCAATATCACCCCTCGGGAGCAGTCTATCCGGAGCAGTTGATCGGTGCGTTGGTGACCGAGGGTATCCGTTCGGAAGGCGGACATCTAGTCAATGCCAGAGGCGAACGGTTTGTGAATGAGCTCGATACGCGAGACGTGGTCTCATCGTCGATTATCCGAGAATGTGAAGAAGGCCGAGGCATCCGGACGATGTCCGGGCGCGTCGGCGTCTGGCTGGACACGCCGTTGCTCGACGTCGAGCAGGGACCCGGCACCCTCAAGAAACACTTCCCCGCCATGGTGACCCAGTTCGAGCGGTTCGGCATCGACATCTCGAAAGACCCGGTCTTGATTTACCCGACGCTTCACTATCAAAACGGCGGCGTGAAGATCGATACCAACGGAGAGTCTGAGGCGAAAAACCTCTTCGTGGCTGGCGAGGCGTCCGGCGGTTTACACGGCCGCAATCGGTTGATGGGCAATTCACTGCTGGACTTGATGGTCTTCGGGAAACGCTCCGGTACGACTGCGGCCCAGCGTGTTCGTTTGATGAAACAGGGTAAGCTCACGCTTGAGCATCTGACAAAGTTTCGAGCCGAAGCAAAGAGGCATGGCGGCTCCTCTTCGGTCATCTCCCCGATGGTGCTGCCGGCCTATGCCAAAAAAGAGTAG